One window from the genome of Nicotiana sylvestris chromosome 9, ASM39365v2, whole genome shotgun sequence encodes:
- the LOC138877955 gene encoding uncharacterized protein: protein MHDFIMAEDSELWYVIYDGPFVTMKTIGEGTVTVPKTRKEYNDADRKAIENNFKAKKILYAKKIWKALQTAHEETTQVKQSNIDMLTTEYELFKMKEDESIRTCFTYIINELHSLGEVIPRNKLIRKILSVLPGF from the exons ATGCATGACTTCATCATGGCTGAGGACTCAGAGTTGTGGTATGTAATCTATGATGGACCTTTTGTTACCATGAAAACTATTGGTGAGGGAACAGTTACAGTcccaaaaacaagaaaagagtacAACGATGCTGATAGAAAGGCTATTGAGAATAATTTTAAGGCCAAAAAGATTCTT TATGCTAAGAAGATCTGGAAAGCTCTCCAAACTGCCCATGAGGAAACTACTCAGGTTAAGCAGTCAAATATTGATATGCTTACTACTGAGTATGAGCTTTTCAAGATGAAGGAGGATGAGTCTATCAGGACATGCTTTACCTATATTATTAATGAGCTTCACTCCCTTGGAGAAGTCATTCCAAGAAACAAGCTGATCCGTAAAATACTCAGTGTGTTACCAGGTTTCTAG
- the LOC104243724 gene encoding rho GDP-dissociation inhibitor 1-like, with amino-acid sequence MMEGGNNKEEAGPSRGLNLNEDKRKEELEEGDSEEEEHNQDPAADIITTSYVPGPLLSLKDQIEKDKEDESLRRWKEKLLGCLESDLNGQMEPEVKFHSVGILSSDFEEINTPLPIKEGQRKSVLFTLKEGSEYRLKLTFSVLHNIVSGLAYTNTVWKAGLQVDQSKGMLGTFAPQREPYIHMLEEETTPSGALARGTYTAKLKFVDDDKRCYLELNYSFEISKGR; translated from the exons ATGATGGAGGGTGGCAACAACAAAGAGGAAGCAGGTCCATCACGTGGCCTTAACCTTAATGAAGACAAGAGAAAGGAGGAATTAGAAGAGGGAGATAGTGAGGAAGAAGAGCATAATCAAGATCCTGCTGCTGATATTATTACAACAAGTTATGTACCTGGTCCTCTCCTTTCTCTCAAAGATCAAATTGAAAAGGACAAG GAGGATGAGAGCTTGAGGAGGTGGAAAGAGAAGCTGCTTGGTTGCCTGGAAAGTGACTTAAATG GGCAAATGGAACCTGAAGTTAAGTTCCACTCAGTTGGAATTCTTTCCTCTGACTTTGAGGAGATAAATACTCCATTGCCTATTAAAGAAGGCCAGAGAAAATCTGTTCTCTTTACCCTCAAGGAGGGCTCAGAGTACCGGCTTAAGCTAACATTTAGTGTTCTGCACAATATAGTTTCTGGCTTGGCTTACACAAATACAGTATGGAAGGCCGGTCTTCAAG TTGATCAAAGTAAGGGAATGCTGGGCACCTTTGCTCCTCAGCGAGAACCTTATATACATATGTTAGAAGAGGAGACCACTCCATCAGGTGCACTTGCAAGAGGAACATATACAGCTAAACTTAAG TTTGTGGATGATGATAAAAGATGTTATTTGGAGCTCAACTATTCGTTTGAAATAAGCAAGGGTAGGTAG